A window of the Sabethes cyaneus chromosome 1, idSabCyanKW18_F2, whole genome shotgun sequence genome harbors these coding sequences:
- the LOC128746153 gene encoding uncharacterized protein LOC128746153 translates to MDASVLIACLALVGTLLIVLLLLCRLIQPYDIAWFLSNREDKIKLSKMQLYNPNGYLMHSGSDILLGSTGSFQRFDSVDRDYKPQYGQGQGLTVPPWRTTSVEESEIPPQPLRPAPSPKEPKLVRDRAIQRQTSEPKPSTGVIMISPIPRPVPRKQHSAPISFPLPVLSSPREKRFQQESHFCTNPFLNEPPLKEEVDPPRPVSPPPEPPFLQRLIKSANNPFISYPRKPEDECIFSFEPTAVKSVFAEDDPLRRAEKRLSKMENLRKMSRLIESNQMLLNIYQQFNGTVDRCSEGDSTSPAPFSGHPPPAQIIAPSSSSSSSPIASPRLVNCSPPLNFSPPPTLPPPILPPPSAIRTDNIKYQDSPRTDALDSIRVPTVSSSIKHILRNRSFSETEFSERKLFKSYALASETEPPVPAPLLKNSSHKDLSRYYSGSPQPSLPPFGNSATSLHKTLSESFLEQYSSLGRTECTGLASAMSSNNSATTITTERLRSVMPSTSTESVASQSSVIFSDLEPMRPITGYLCVGLQYDKTSTTIEGTELLVTVQEAKQLAGPPGVEMDTFVKVFIVPDESKVLQTKVFKNSNYPSYQETFNFWITHRNLRRSLWFHLYQTSSKEQTLIGECELQINENINRPMTTWLKLVDSSLKQSQLGELMFSLSYLPTAERLTVVVVKARNLTLKSRANRLKQQQQQQQLIIFDDQPESLSDNTDEMDSSEGIFVKVYLLKNDKKVSKKKTSVKRGERSPIYNEAIIFSVPPYMLNTIQIRCSVVHMTNRDGGPNSISNNNPAHPLAVAMATSTNDNTPIANGNTSSSSSSLNRRQSVKLVSVGHVIVGSGTTGKGLRHWHQMLTTLRKPVTMWHALKTTSERKRNLLGEPAEQDSD, encoded by the exons ATGGATGCTTCGGTGCTGATAGCTTGTCTTGCCCTGGTAGGGACATTGCTCATtgttctgctgctgctgtgtcgGTTGATTCAACCATACGATATAGCTTGGTTTTTGTCCAACCGAGAAGACAAAATCAAGCTGTCAAAGATGCAACTTTATAACCCCAACGGCTATTTG ATGCATTCTGGCTCGGACATCCTGCTAGGTTCCACGGGAAGCTTCCAGCGTTTCGACTCCGTTGATCGGGATTATAAACCTCAGTATGGACAAGGTCAAGGTCTCACTGTGCCTCCTTGGAGAACTACCTCCGTCGAGGAGTCCGAAATACCTCCGCAACCCTTAAGACCAGCACCTTCGCCCAAAGAGCCCAAGCTGGTCAGGGACAGAGCCATTCAGAGACAGAC TTCTGAACCGAAACCATCTACTGGGGTAATAATGATATCCCCTATCCCACGTCCGGTTCCTCGCAAGCAGCACTCTGCTCCAATTTCTTTTCCACTGCCAGTGCTCAGTTCACCAAGGGAGAAGCGCTTCCAGCAAGAATCTCACTTCTGCACCAATCCATTTCTCAACGAGCCACCGCTGAAAGAAGAAGTTGATCCTCCTCGTCCGGTTTCTCCTCCT CCAGAGCCGCCATTCCTTCAACGCCTGATCAAGTCAGCTAACAATCCATTCATATCATATCCTCGGAAACCGGAAGACGAGTGTATTTTTAGCTTCGAACCGACTGCCGTAAAATCCGTATTCGCCGAAGACGACCCACTGCGTCGTGCGGAAAAGCGTCTCTCGAAGATGGAGAACCTCCGCAAGATGTCCCGTCTAATCGAAAGCAATCAAATGCTGCTCAACATCTATCAGCAATTCAACGGTACCGTGGATCGATGTAGCGAAGGTGATTCCACCTCTCCTGCTCCTTTCTCAGGCCATCCTCCGCCAGCTCAAATCATTGCTCCATCATCGTCCTCTTCCTCATCTCCAATAGCTTCTCCCAGACTTGTTAATTGTTCTCCTCCTTTAAACTTCTCTCCTCCACCGACCCTTCCTCCGCCGATTCTTCCTCCGCCTTCAGCGATCAGAACGGACAACATTAAGTATCAAGACTCACCGCGAACGGACGCCCTTGACAGCATTCGGGTCCCGACCGTATCCAGCagcattaaacacatccttcgTAACCGCTCTTTTTCGGAGACAGAGTTTAGCGAGCGGAAACTCTTCAAAAGCTATGCACTAGCATCCGAAACAGAGCCACCAGTTCCTGCCCCGCTGCTCAAAAACTCCTCACACAAAGACTTAAGCCGATACTATAGCGGTTCACCCCAACCTTCGTTGCCACCATTCGGTAACTCTGCTACATCTCTTCACAAAACTCTGTCGGAGTCATTTTTGGAGCAATACTCTTCCCTTGGTCGCACAGAATGCACCGGTCTTGCGAGTGCGATGTCCAGTAATAATTCAGCAACCACAATCACCACAGAAAGATTACGATCGGTGATGCCTTCAACGTCTACCGAATCCGTAGCTTCACAGTCGTCGGTCATTTTCAGTGATCTGGAACCGATGCGACCGATCACCGGTTATCTGTGCGTAGGGCTACAGTATGACAA gaCCAGTACTACGATCGAAGGTACAGAGCTACTAGTTACGGTTCAGGAAGCCAAACAACTGGCTGGTCCACCCGGTGTCGAGATGGACACTTTTGTGAAGGTGTTTATCGTTCCCGATGAGAGCAAAGTGCTGCAGACCAAG GTGTTCAAAAATAGCAACTACCCCAGCTATCAGGAAACGTTTAACTTCTGGATCACCCACAGAAACCTTCGAAGATCACTTTGGTTTCACTTGTATCAAACCAGTTCCAAGGAGCAGACACTTATCG GTGAATGTGAGTTGCAGATTAACGAAAACATCAACCGGCCGATGACCACCTGGTTGAAACTGGTAGACTCAAGTCTGAAGCAAAGTCAACTCGGAGAATTGATGTTTTCGCTGAGTTACCTACCCACAGCGGAACGGCTGACAGTAGTAGTAGTGAAAGCTCGCAACTTGACTCTCAAAAGTCGAGCGAATCgcttgaagcagcagcagcagcaacaacaattgATCATATTTGATGACCAACCGGAATCTTTATCGGATAATACCGATGAGATGGATTCCAGCGAAGGAATTTTTGTTAAA GTTTACCTATTGAAAAATGATAAGAAAGTGTCGAAGAAGAAAACTTCCGTCAAGCGAGGCGAGCGATCGCCAATCTACAATGAGGCGATCATTTTCAGCGTTCCTCCGTACATGCTAAACACTATTCAGATTCGCTGTTCTGTAGTGCATATGACCAATCGTGACGGTGGTCCAAACAGTATTAGTAACAACAATCCCGCACATCCTTTAGCTGTCGCAATGGCAACCTCAACTAATGATAATACACCAATCGCCAATGGCAacaccagtagcagcagtagtAGTTTGAACCGGAGGCAAAGCGTGAAGCTCGTCTCAGTTGGCCACGTTATCGTCGGTAGTGGAACGACCGGAAAAGGACTGCGCCACTGGCATCAGATGCTGACTACGCTCCGGAAGCCGGTGACCATGTGGCACGCACTGAAGACCACTTCCGAGCGAAAACGCAACCTACTGGGCGAACCAGCCGAACAGGACAGTGACTAA